From the genome of Legionella beliardensis:
AAGTTGCAACGAGGGTTTCATCCCCAATCCTCTTATATCATTGCCTATTATTAAGTTTAACTGATTCACTAAGATAATCCAGTAGATTAAATGATAAGTGAAGGTATTAGAATGAGGAATAGTAGTTATTACATGATGTTGTCGATAAGGGCTAGTTGTTTTTAATGCGAAGTGCTTCAATTAAATACTCTTTGTGCGCGCATAAGTAACGATAAATTTGAAAAATTTACGATCAATCAAATTGTTATAATGGCTTGTACGTTCTTAGTTATTGAATACTAGTTTATAGTAAAGTATCTTATACCTGCTTACAGTATAAGGATGTATTGCTCTACCATGTTATCTTATATAAAAAAGACAGTTATCGTTTTTGCAGTGTCTACAGGCATGTTGTACGCTGGAACCATGGGAGGCCCAATTCCTATTTGTGTTCCTGGTAATAGTATTGTTCCCTGTGCTACCACGTCTTGGGATGTTAGTATTGATGCCCTGTATTTAAAACCAGCCTATGGCGATGATCTAATTTATCATGGTGTCATTAATGATAATTTAATATCCCATCAGATTGCCAAAAAATCTTCTGAATGGAACTGGGGGGTAAAGTTAGCAGGTGCATATCATTTCAATACGGGTAATGACTTATCTCTAAACTGGTATCATTTCGATCAATTAATAAACAAAACCGTGTCTTTTAATGTACCCACTTTAGGCATAGAGATACCCATAACCTATGCTATCAAGCCTGAATGGGATGCTCTAAATCTAGAGTTTGGACAAATTATTAATTACGAAGAGAGTAAAAGTTTTAGGCTCTATGGCAGCATACAATATACTCGGCTTGCCTATGAGGGACATATCAATCTACCACCACTTATCACAAGACAGGCGATTAAATTTTTAAGGGCCAGTGGTGAGGTTAAATACCATGGAGCGGGCCCAAGAGTAGGCCTTAATTGGTATTATAACCTACGGGAGGAGTTTGGCTTATATGCTGATGCTGCTTTAACACTATTGATAGGGGATGGTAAATTTTATCGAACTAAATACGTTAATGATAATGTGGTTGCAATTAAAAGAAATTCAAAAAATCTCATTGTCCCCGAATTTGAAGGCAAAGCTGGCGCTCAACTTATCTATCTAATAGGCCCAAGTTATTTATCTTTTAATGCAGGTTATATGCTAGTTGATTTTATCTCAGGGATTAATTCTGGTTCGTCACCTCATGTAAAAGGTATCTATTTATTAAGTGGCGCTTATATTGGCGCTAAGTGGGCAGGCAGTATTTAATTCACAATAGATTAATTAGGCAGCTAAAGCAACCTATGGCTGCTCTAACTGGTTAGTTAAAATGAACTAGAGGAAAGGTTACAGACCCAATCTAATTGCTTACTTCAGCTACTTTTTTAGATTGTGATTCTATGCATTTTTGGGCTTGCTTTTTAAAAGAATTAATTTCTGGCGATAGAATACATAACTTTTCCCAGTAGGATAAAGATTCCTCAAGTTTTTTCTGTTTCATTAAAGCAACTGCTAAAATTCTTAATGCTTGAATATTATTGGGATCTTTCTCATAGATTGATTGCGCAAGTTTGATTTGTATTTCTGAGCTCTCCGCCTCTTTTAACTGTTCTGACATTTTCCTTAAAATTAAGGTCCTAGCTTTTAACGATTTTTTGTCTTCTGGTAGTTCAGCAAGCAATGCTTCATTTATTTGCCAGGCTAATTCTAATTCGCCTTTTTCCAAAAATAGCATGACTTGTTTTAAAGAGTTGACTAAGACAAGTTTAATAATATTTTTAAATTCGGTTTTATGGGTGTTTTCGTTGAAATATAATTTCATCTGCTGCACGGTAAAGAGTGCTTCAATAAAATTATTAGCTTTTAAGGCTGCTTTAGCCCGTAATATCCATGCATTCTTGTCATTACTGTCTAAGGTTGTTGCTTTGATTAGCCAATTTAAGGCGTTTGTGTAATCATCTTTAGCATAAAAAGAGCGGCCTATAAGTAGCGAAATACCGGGAAAATTTGGATCTAAAAAGAAAATATTCATGCCAGCCATCGTTGCTTTGTCATAATCTGCATGTTGATAGGAATTTTTTAATTCGCTTC
Proteins encoded in this window:
- a CDS encoding Lpg1974 family pore-forming outer membrane protein — encoded protein: MLSYIKKTVIVFAVSTGMLYAGTMGGPIPICVPGNSIVPCATTSWDVSIDALYLKPAYGDDLIYHGVINDNLISHQIAKKSSEWNWGVKLAGAYHFNTGNDLSLNWYHFDQLINKTVSFNVPTLGIEIPITYAIKPEWDALNLEFGQIINYEESKSFRLYGSIQYTRLAYEGHINLPPLITRQAIKFLRASGEVKYHGAGPRVGLNWYYNLREEFGLYADAALTLLIGDGKFYRTKYVNDNVVAIKRNSKNLIVPEFEGKAGAQLIYLIGPSYLSFNAGYMLVDFISGINSGSSPHVKGIYLLSGAYIGAKWAGSI